A single window of Anomaloglossus baeobatrachus isolate aAnoBae1 chromosome 9, aAnoBae1.hap1, whole genome shotgun sequence DNA harbors:
- the LOC142251705 gene encoding uncharacterized protein LOC142251705 isoform X5, which produces MSAALEELFGKMRAAALVRGEAWLREKVAEILPDEGKGSQDPPPCAKRGRAYEHRSPSPVPRNRRKDPLEVSGGPCPTSEGPCSAKNPLILDSNLQDGDEYFQIPVNAASRCGSHSGPSSEVAGIVSAENQKPSDAKIGQQDSSPSPNLRTVNIETCDNSYTKNVPGTTQSSNTEESIEFRIERLLRSCSAAIELQQEEDDPSEPTPAPVSSAPEGDAQTGLGSPDLKPTVPDITRTPQHPASSSIIEDPRSPACVVQGARSPSPSVSSHSTRRSRRHRVRHRCSRRSSKASASTKKRCSHSSRCRRHSRSSRRRRPSTSSESSSSDSRSRRHAERRERRRHRSRDASQGPSHAASGGVPVPLPSVLPSSPVGYQERNSLVHQSSRVKADSRNVHD; this is translated from the exons atgtctgcagctctggaggaaTTGTTTGGCAAGATGCGTGCAGCAGCTCTGGTGAGAGGAGAAGCCTGGCTGCGAGAGAAAGTGGCAGAAATCCTCCCAGATGAAGGAAAAGGATCACAAGATCCCCCTCCATGTGCTAAGAGGGGAAGAGCTTATGAGCACAGGAGTCCATCCCCGGTGCCCAGAAATCGACGCAAGGACCCTCTAGAAGTGTCCGGTGGGCCGTGCCCGACTTCAGAGGGGCCTTGTTCTGCGAAAAACCCATTAATTTTAGACTCTAATTTACAAGATGGTGATGAATATTTTCAGATTCCGGTTAATGCGGCTTCCCGGTGTGGATCACACAGCGGACCATCTTCTGAGGTCGCTGGTATTGTATCTgcggagaaccagaagcccagtgacGCCAAGATCGGGCAGCAGGACTCAAGCCCGTCACCAAACCTGCGCACGGTCAACATTGAAACCTGCGACAATAGTTACACCAAGAACGTTCCCGGTACGACCCAATCCAGCAACACGGAGGAGTCCATTGAATTCCGTATAGAAAGGTTACTCCGAAGCTGTTCAGCCGCAATCGAGCTACAACAGGAGGAAGACGATCCCTCTGAACCAACGCCGGCGCCGGTCAGCTCTGCTCCAG AAGGTGATGCTCAGACCGGCctggggtctcctgacctgaaaccAACAGTCCCAGATATTACTAGGACACCTCAGCATCCTGCAAGTTCCAGTATTATTGAGGATCCTAGAAGCCCGGCTTGCGTTGTCCAAGGAGCACGGTCTCCTTCACCCTCTGTGTCCTCCCATTCGACGCGGCGTAGCCGTCGTCATAGAGTTAGACACAGGTGTTCTAGGCGTTCTTCAAAGGCATCAGCGTCCACAAAAAAAAGATGCTCACACTCTTCTCGTTGTAGACGCCATTCTAGGTCTTCTAGACGGCGCCGACCCTCTACTTCATCAGAAAGTTCGTCTTCTGATAGTCGGTCAAGACGACATGCTGAGAGGCGGGAGCGTCGTCGTCATCGTTCTAGGGATGCAAGTCAGGGCCCTTCCCACGCGGCTAGCGGTGGTGTTCCGGTGCCTCTTCCTTCCGTGTTGCCTTCTTCTCCAGTGG gttaccaggagcgcaattcactagtccatcagtcaagcagagtgaaggcagatagccgtaacgtacatgactga
- the LOC142251705 gene encoding uncharacterized protein LOC142251705 isoform X3 — MSAALEELFGKMRAAALVRGEAWLREKVAEILPDEGKGSQDPPPCAKRGRAYEHRSPSPVPRNRRKDPLEVSGGPCPTSEGPCSAKNPLILDSNLQDGDEYFQIPVNAASRCGSHSGPSSEVAGIVSAENQKPSDAKIGQQDSSPSPNLRTVNIETCDNSYTKNVPGTTQSSNTEESIEFRIERLLRSCSAAIELQQEEDDPSEPTPAPVSSAPEGDAQTGLGSPDLKPTVPDITRTPQHPASSSIIEDPRSPACVVQGARSPSPSVSSHSTRRSRRHRVRHRCSRRSSKASASTKKRCSHSSRCRRHSRSSRRRRPSTSSESSSSDSRSRRHAERRERRRHRSRDASQGPSHAASGGVPVPLPSVLPSSPVAEQQCLVWIMGHSFVFWGALRAAVRPNGKQLGLPSSLARVTWIGKRGMQWHQLLKEIQYHVEFYRPPDVLLIHLGGNDLAIRTSRHLVRNIKLDMLNLWRSYPETVVVWSDIVARQMWRTARSVARINNTRIKVNKKITKFVLENGGVAIRHQMLENTKEQFWRDDKVHLNDIGLDIWMLGIQEGVERAIKLWRNSLL, encoded by the exons atgtctgcagctctggaggaaTTGTTTGGCAAGATGCGTGCAGCAGCTCTGGTGAGAGGAGAAGCCTGGCTGCGAGAGAAAGTGGCAGAAATCCTCCCAGATGAAGGAAAAGGATCACAAGATCCCCCTCCATGTGCTAAGAGGGGAAGAGCTTATGAGCACAGGAGTCCATCCCCGGTGCCCAGAAATCGACGCAAGGACCCTCTAGAAGTGTCCGGTGGGCCGTGCCCGACTTCAGAGGGGCCTTGTTCTGCGAAAAACCCATTAATTTTAGACTCTAATTTACAAGATGGTGATGAATATTTTCAGATTCCGGTTAATGCGGCTTCCCGGTGTGGATCACACAGCGGACCATCTTCTGAGGTCGCTGGTATTGTATCTgcggagaaccagaagcccagtgacGCCAAGATCGGGCAGCAGGACTCAAGCCCGTCACCAAACCTGCGCACGGTCAACATTGAAACCTGCGACAATAGTTACACCAAGAACGTTCCCGGTACGACCCAATCCAGCAACACGGAGGAGTCCATTGAATTCCGTATAGAAAGGTTACTCCGAAGCTGTTCAGCCGCAATCGAGCTACAACAGGAGGAAGACGATCCCTCTGAACCAACGCCGGCGCCGGTCAGCTCTGCTCCAG AAGGTGATGCTCAGACCGGCctggggtctcctgacctgaaaccAACAGTCCCAGATATTACTAGGACACCTCAGCATCCTGCAAGTTCCAGTATTATTGAGGATCCTAGAAGCCCGGCTTGCGTTGTCCAAGGAGCACGGTCTCCTTCACCCTCTGTGTCCTCCCATTCGACGCGGCGTAGCCGTCGTCATAGAGTTAGACACAGGTGTTCTAGGCGTTCTTCAAAGGCATCAGCGTCCACAAAAAAAAGATGCTCACACTCTTCTCGTTGTAGACGCCATTCTAGGTCTTCTAGACGGCGCCGACCCTCTACTTCATCAGAAAGTTCGTCTTCTGATAGTCGGTCAAGACGACATGCTGAGAGGCGGGAGCGTCGTCGTCATCGTTCTAGGGATGCAAGTCAGGGCCCTTCCCACGCGGCTAGCGGTGGTGTTCCGGTGCCTCTTCCTTCCGTGTTGCCTTCTTCTCCAGTGG ctgaacagcaatgcctggtttggatcatgggacattcatttgttttttggggggccttacgtgcagcagtcaggcctaatggcaaacagttgggattgcccagttccttggcacgggtgacatggataggaaagaggggaatgcagtggcatcagctgttaaaagaaatccagtatcatgtggagttctaccgccccccggacgtcttacttatccatttaggtggtaatgatttagcaataagaacatcaagacatttagttaggaacataaagcttgatatgttgaatttatggaggtcttacccagaaacagtggtggtctggtcggatatagtagctagacaaatgtggagaacagcgcgatcagtggctcgcatcaataatacaaggataaaggttaataaaaaaataacaaaatttgtgttggaaaacggaggggtggccatacgtcaccagatgctggaaaatacaaaggaacaattttggagagatgataaggtacatcttaatgacattggccttgatatatggatgttgggaatacaagaaggagtagaacgagccattaagttgtggaggaactcactcttgtaa
- the LOC142251705 gene encoding uncharacterized protein LOC142251705 isoform X2, with the protein MSAALEELFGKMRAAALVRGEAWLREKVAEILPDEGKGSQDPPPCAKRGRAYEHRSPSPVPRNRRKDPLEVSGGPCPTSEGPCSAKNPLILDSNLQDGDEYFQIPVNAASRCGSHSGPSSEVAGIVSAENQKPSDAKIGQQDSSPSPNLRTVNIETCDNSYTKNVPGTTQSSNTEESIEFRIERLLRSCSAAIELQQEEDDPSEPTPAPVSSAPEGDAQTGLGSPDLKPTVPDITRTPQHPASSSIIEDPRSPACVVQGARSPSPSVSSHSTRRSRRHRVRHRCSRRSSKASASTKKRCSHSSRCRRHSRSSRRRRPSTSSESSSSDSRSRRHAERRERRRHRSRDASQGPSHAASGGVPVPLPSVLPSSPVGFHRPNIWILGHYYVFCAAQRSKERPGGKNLGFNGLEVSWRAIRGLKWTQVFGEVVNISRQSAGPTILVLHVGGNDLCRVKLADLLTLMRTDLNRFPGFFSELRVVWSEIISRVTWQVAFNADSIERTRKTLNTRMARYVRFHSGVVIRHRQLEGDNRHLIMQDGVHLTDAGLDIFLSGLQEGIEQALSLLGGVEDQCRPWALPWHS; encoded by the exons atgtctgcagctctggaggaaTTGTTTGGCAAGATGCGTGCAGCAGCTCTGGTGAGAGGAGAAGCCTGGCTGCGAGAGAAAGTGGCAGAAATCCTCCCAGATGAAGGAAAAGGATCACAAGATCCCCCTCCATGTGCTAAGAGGGGAAGAGCTTATGAGCACAGGAGTCCATCCCCGGTGCCCAGAAATCGACGCAAGGACCCTCTAGAAGTGTCCGGTGGGCCGTGCCCGACTTCAGAGGGGCCTTGTTCTGCGAAAAACCCATTAATTTTAGACTCTAATTTACAAGATGGTGATGAATATTTTCAGATTCCGGTTAATGCGGCTTCCCGGTGTGGATCACACAGCGGACCATCTTCTGAGGTCGCTGGTATTGTATCTgcggagaaccagaagcccagtgacGCCAAGATCGGGCAGCAGGACTCAAGCCCGTCACCAAACCTGCGCACGGTCAACATTGAAACCTGCGACAATAGTTACACCAAGAACGTTCCCGGTACGACCCAATCCAGCAACACGGAGGAGTCCATTGAATTCCGTATAGAAAGGTTACTCCGAAGCTGTTCAGCCGCAATCGAGCTACAACAGGAGGAAGACGATCCCTCTGAACCAACGCCGGCGCCGGTCAGCTCTGCTCCAG AAGGTGATGCTCAGACCGGCctggggtctcctgacctgaaaccAACAGTCCCAGATATTACTAGGACACCTCAGCATCCTGCAAGTTCCAGTATTATTGAGGATCCTAGAAGCCCGGCTTGCGTTGTCCAAGGAGCACGGTCTCCTTCACCCTCTGTGTCCTCCCATTCGACGCGGCGTAGCCGTCGTCATAGAGTTAGACACAGGTGTTCTAGGCGTTCTTCAAAGGCATCAGCGTCCACAAAAAAAAGATGCTCACACTCTTCTCGTTGTAGACGCCATTCTAGGTCTTCTAGACGGCGCCGACCCTCTACTTCATCAGAAAGTTCGTCTTCTGATAGTCGGTCAAGACGACATGCTGAGAGGCGGGAGCGTCGTCGTCATCGTTCTAGGGATGCAAGTCAGGGCCCTTCCCACGCGGCTAGCGGTGGTGTTCCGGTGCCTCTTCCTTCCGTGTTGCCTTCTTCTCCAGTGG GTTTCCACAGACCCAACATATGGATCCTGGGCCATTACTATGTCTTTTGTGCTGCACAGCGGTCTAAAGAACGACCCGGAGGCAAGAATTTGGGTTTTAATGGTTTAGAGGTCTCATGGAGGGCTATCAGGGGCCTGAAATGGACTCAGGTCTTCGGGGAAGTAGTAAACATAAGTAGACAATCAGCTGGTCCCACCATTCTGGTCCTACACGTCGGTGGGAACGACCTATGTCGTGTAAAGTTGGCAGATCTCCTTACATTGATGCGTACTGATCTTAACCGCTTCCCAGGCTTTTTCTCTGAACTTAGGGTAGTTTGGTCAGAGATAATTTCTCGGGTTACTTGGCAAGTCGCCTTTAATGCAGATTCCATAGAACGTACACGTAAAACGTTAAATACTCGTATGGCCCGATATGTACGCTTTCACTCGGGGGTTGTTATTAGACACCGCCAGCTTGAGGGTGACAACAGGCACTTGATAATGCAGGATGGTGTCCACCTTACTGATGCAGGCTTGGACATTTTCCTATCAGGCTTACAAGAGGGCATTGAACAGGCGCTGTCTTTGTTGGGTGGGGTTGAGGACCAGTGTAGACCTTGGGCTCTTCCTTGGCATTCATAA
- the LOC142251705 gene encoding uncharacterized protein LOC142251705 isoform X1, translated as MSAALEELFGKMRAAALVRGEAWLREKVAEILPDEGKGSQDPPPCAKRGRAYEHRSPSPVPRNRRKDPLEVSGGPCPTSEGPCSAKNPLILDSNLQDGDEYFQIPVNAASRCGSHSGPSSEVAGIVSAENQKPSDAKIGQQDSSPSPNLRTVNIETCDNSYTKNVPGTTQSSNTEESIEFRIERLLRSCSAAIELQQEEDDPSEPTPAPVSSAPEGDAQTGLGSPDLKPTVPDITRTPQHPASSSIIEDPRSPACVVQGARSPSPSVSSHSTRRSRRHRVRHRCSRRSSKASASTKKRCSHSSRCRRHSRSSRRRRPSTSSESSSSDSRSRRHAERRERRRHRSRDASQGPSHAASGGVPVPLPSVLPSSPVGYQERNSLVHQSCRLSVPTSYVGPIENQLMALVRSSESPARPLHGFHRPNIWILGHYYVFCAAQRSKERPGGKNLGFNGLEVSWRAIRGLKWTQVFGEVVNISRQSAGPTILVLHVGGNDLCRVKLADLLTLMRTDLNRFPGFFSELRVVWSEIISRVTWQVAFNADSIERTRKTLNTRMARYVRFHSGVVIRHRQLEGDNRHLIMQDGVHLTDAGLDIFLSGLQEGIEQALSLLGGVEDQCRPWALPWHS; from the exons atgtctgcagctctggaggaaTTGTTTGGCAAGATGCGTGCAGCAGCTCTGGTGAGAGGAGAAGCCTGGCTGCGAGAGAAAGTGGCAGAAATCCTCCCAGATGAAGGAAAAGGATCACAAGATCCCCCTCCATGTGCTAAGAGGGGAAGAGCTTATGAGCACAGGAGTCCATCCCCGGTGCCCAGAAATCGACGCAAGGACCCTCTAGAAGTGTCCGGTGGGCCGTGCCCGACTTCAGAGGGGCCTTGTTCTGCGAAAAACCCATTAATTTTAGACTCTAATTTACAAGATGGTGATGAATATTTTCAGATTCCGGTTAATGCGGCTTCCCGGTGTGGATCACACAGCGGACCATCTTCTGAGGTCGCTGGTATTGTATCTgcggagaaccagaagcccagtgacGCCAAGATCGGGCAGCAGGACTCAAGCCCGTCACCAAACCTGCGCACGGTCAACATTGAAACCTGCGACAATAGTTACACCAAGAACGTTCCCGGTACGACCCAATCCAGCAACACGGAGGAGTCCATTGAATTCCGTATAGAAAGGTTACTCCGAAGCTGTTCAGCCGCAATCGAGCTACAACAGGAGGAAGACGATCCCTCTGAACCAACGCCGGCGCCGGTCAGCTCTGCTCCAG AAGGTGATGCTCAGACCGGCctggggtctcctgacctgaaaccAACAGTCCCAGATATTACTAGGACACCTCAGCATCCTGCAAGTTCCAGTATTATTGAGGATCCTAGAAGCCCGGCTTGCGTTGTCCAAGGAGCACGGTCTCCTTCACCCTCTGTGTCCTCCCATTCGACGCGGCGTAGCCGTCGTCATAGAGTTAGACACAGGTGTTCTAGGCGTTCTTCAAAGGCATCAGCGTCCACAAAAAAAAGATGCTCACACTCTTCTCGTTGTAGACGCCATTCTAGGTCTTCTAGACGGCGCCGACCCTCTACTTCATCAGAAAGTTCGTCTTCTGATAGTCGGTCAAGACGACATGCTGAGAGGCGGGAGCGTCGTCGTCATCGTTCTAGGGATGCAAGTCAGGGCCCTTCCCACGCGGCTAGCGGTGGTGTTCCGGTGCCTCTTCCTTCCGTGTTGCCTTCTTCTCCAGTGG gttaccaggagcgcaattcactagtccatcagtcatgcagGCTGTCCGTGCCCACAAGTTATGTGGGACCTATTGAGAACCAGCTAATGGCACTTGTAAGATCTTCTGAGTCTCCTGCAAGACCATTACATG GTTTCCACAGACCCAACATATGGATCCTGGGCCATTACTATGTCTTTTGTGCTGCACAGCGGTCTAAAGAACGACCCGGAGGCAAGAATTTGGGTTTTAATGGTTTAGAGGTCTCATGGAGGGCTATCAGGGGCCTGAAATGGACTCAGGTCTTCGGGGAAGTAGTAAACATAAGTAGACAATCAGCTGGTCCCACCATTCTGGTCCTACACGTCGGTGGGAACGACCTATGTCGTGTAAAGTTGGCAGATCTCCTTACATTGATGCGTACTGATCTTAACCGCTTCCCAGGCTTTTTCTCTGAACTTAGGGTAGTTTGGTCAGAGATAATTTCTCGGGTTACTTGGCAAGTCGCCTTTAATGCAGATTCCATAGAACGTACACGTAAAACGTTAAATACTCGTATGGCCCGATATGTACGCTTTCACTCGGGGGTTGTTATTAGACACCGCCAGCTTGAGGGTGACAACAGGCACTTGATAATGCAGGATGGTGTCCACCTTACTGATGCAGGCTTGGACATTTTCCTATCAGGCTTACAAGAGGGCATTGAACAGGCGCTGTCTTTGTTGGGTGGGGTTGAGGACCAGTGTAGACCTTGGGCTCTTCCTTGGCATTCATAA